gatatacagctcttacagtaagaaccagccCCTGAggagactattctacagatatacagctcttacagtaataaccagctcctgaggtgactattctacagatatacagctcttacagtaagaaccagctcctgaggtgactattctacagatatacagctcttacagtaagaaccgactcctgaggtgactattctacagatatacagctcttacagtaagaaccagctcctgaggtgactattctacagatatacagctcttacagtaagaaccagcccctgaggtgactattcgttggtgacccctcctcctagcTTGGGACCTCTCCTCTTTGTCGGGGTCTTGTCCTCCAGGGTTATTTCCTACTCTACTGATCAGCACAATGTCCATGGACTGGTCAAAATCTGCCAAGGCCGCTGACCCAGTGAGGATGCGCGGAGCAGCGGACAGgacacagcgcccccacctgTCTACTGGGATGAGAAAACCAGGATTGgcgcaaattttccaaaaatttcaggtttggacaAACACAAGATTTTTGGTGGGTTGTCACTGATGACACAAATACCACAATCCAAGACAGTCTATGAGGTTCTAGAAGAAAGTGGCGACCGTCCAGAAGAGCTAACAATTAGTACCCCCCTCACAAGAATGCAGGAGGGACCATGGCCAAAAGGGGTGAGCTGATGCCCACAGAGGACAAGGCAACACCTGTAGGGgtaaatctaatctcctggaatCTGATTCACAAATGTTGGCAAATATGCTTGAAAAGTGGATAGAACCTTCTAGACGCCTCAGTCTCCTGTACAGCAGAGAGAACCTTCTAGACGCCTCAGTCTCCTGTACAGCAGAGAGAACCTTCTAGACGCCTCAGTCTCCGGTACAGCAGAGAGAACCTTCTAGTCGCCTCAGTCTCCGGTACAGCAGAGAGAACCTTCTAGACGCCTCAGTCTCCGGTACAGCAGAGAGAACCTTCCAGATGCCTCAGTCTCCGGTACAGCAGAGAGAAACTTCTAGATGCCTCAGTCTCCGGTACAGCAGAGAGAACCTTCTAGACGCCTCAGTCTCCGGTACAGCAGAGAGAACCTTCTAGACGCCTCAGTCTCCTGTACAGCAGAGAGAACCCTCTAGACGCCTCAGTCTCCTGTACAGCAGAGAGAACCTTCTAGACGCCTCAGTCTCCGGTACAGCAGAGAGAACCTTCCGGACGCCTCAGTCTCCTGTACAGCAGACACTCTCTAtgacttactatacagtatatttgctTCTCAGAGGGGCTTCTCTTTTTGAGGTGCTGCCCCCTCTGGGCCCCCCACCATATTGAGTACATCTCGTAGCCCCGCTTTCCCCAGGCAGATTGCAGGGTTTACCTCCAGGCATTTCCGTCAGCTCGTTTAATGGCGGCACGGACTCCAGTTTGTCGGCGTATTCCTTCCCCGCCTGGCGCTGCGCATAGCGAGCCTCAATCTCTTTCTTGGTCCTGGGGATCCGACACTTGAAGATGCAGCAGAGGGTGATGACTGCACAAGGAGAGAGGCGGTTGTCAGTTGTCAGTCACTTCTTACATTGTTCTGTGTGTGTCAAACCAAGCAGTATATACCGGTATATACCAGTAtatgccgggggggggggcggggaggGGGGTAGGCTCCGCCCCTCACAGAACTAAGGACCACAAGGTAAGATCTgtcaatgcagctctggatgtgactggagtatagtagAGTGTGGAGCAGCAGGAGTGTGAGTGCAGCCCCTGCAGCGCCCCCTACTGTTATATTGTTTATAcagacacctattacacacatcaGTTCATAGAAAAGCTGAGTGGTGAATGCTGAAGAGGTGAGGCTGATGTAAGAGGTGCACTCAATGTAAATAAATACTGAATattactatatggcggtattatgtgggtTCCTTATATTTCGATATtacatattattaatatatggcagtattatgtgggttcCTTATATTTCGATATtacatattattaatatatggcggtattatgtgggtGCATTCTATTTAGCTATTACATATTATtactatatggcggtgttatgtgcctGCCTTATATTTAGATTTTGTATATTgttactatatggcggtattatggggGTGCCTTCTATTTAGATGTTGCATATTATTacaatatggcggtattatgtgtctGCCTTATATTTAGATGTTgtatattattactatatggcggtattatgttggTGCGTTATACTTAGATGTTACATGTTattactatatggcggtattatgtgggtGCCTTCTATTTCGATATTACATATTATTACTAGAAGGCGGTATTATGTGTCTGCCTTCTATttagatattatatattattactatatggcggtattatgtgggtTCCTTATATTTCAATATTGCATATTATTACTATATGGCCGTATTATGTTGGTGCATTATACTTAGATGTTACATGTTattactatatggcggtattatgttggTGCTTTATACTTAGATGTTACATGTTattactacagtcatggccaaaagttttgagaatgatacaaatagtaattgttacaaagtctactgcttcagtttcctaatggcaatttgcagatactccagaatgttatacagagtgatcagcttaacagcaattacttgcaaagtcaatatttgcctagaaaatgaactttatcccccaaaacatatttcaacatcattgcagccctgccttaaaaggaccagctaacatcgtttcagtgattgctccagtaacacaggtgtgggtgttgatgaggacagggctggagatcaatctgtcatgattaagtaagaatgacaccactggacactgtaaaaggaggctggtgcttggcatcattgtttctcttctgttaaccatggttatctctaaagaaacgcgTGCAATCATcattgcacaaaaatggcctaacagggaagagtatcgcagctagaaagattgcaccgcagtcaccaatctatcgcatcatcaagaacttcaaggagagaggttccattgttggcaaaaaggctccagggcgcccaagaaagaccagcaagcaccaggaccatctcttaaaagtgtttcagctgcgggatcgggctaccagcagtgcagagcttgctcaggaatggcagcaggcaggtgtgagtgcatctgcacgcactgtgagactgcggagactcttggagcaaggcctggtctcaaggagggcagcaaagaagccacttctctccagaaaaaacatcagggacagactgatattctgcagaaggtccagggagtggactgctgaggactgggggaaagtcattttctctgatgaatccccttttcgattgtttgggacatctggagaacagcttattgggagaagaggaggtgagcgctaccaccagtctggtctcatgccaactgtaaagcatcctgaaaccattcatgtgtggatcagtcaggatttggtccagaaggtgattgagagctgccagggagaattgcagaggtcctgaagaagaagaaggggcaacactgcaaatattacaccgctgcattaactccttctaactgtcactataagcttttattactcagaatacgattgcaattctatttctgtatgtgataaaaacatccgacaaacacacagaaaccagagggagcagatcatgtgacaagagaagATTTGTGGCACtctcagaacttttggccatgactgtatatggcggtattatgttggtgcaatatactTAGATATTACATGTTAtttctatatggcggtattatgttggTGCGTTATACTTAGATATTACATGTTAtttctatatggcggtattatgttggTGCGTTATACTTAGATATTACATGTTAtttctatatggcggtattatgttggTGCGTTATACTTAGATATTACATGTTAtttctatatggcggtattatgtgggtGCCTTATATTTAGATGTTGTATATTgttactatatgacggtattatgttGGTGCGTTATATTTAGATATTACGGTACATGTTAtttctatatggcggtattatgttggtgcattatattattactatatacaatCAGCAGCAGATCCCCAGTAGTCACCAGTGGCAGTGTGATGAAACAACAGAACAAATAAAATTGTAACATTGAACAGTTGAGCTTTCCATGTGTCAGAGACTTACTGACGGCCAAGACAAAGATGGAGAAAACTCCGATGACCTGCCAGAGGCGCAGCCCCCAGAACACCACGGTCTCCGAGGTCACTGGGTCCGGCTTCTTCTTAGGGGGATCTGTCGGGGCCTGAAAGGAGAAACAGAAGCCTTTATAGAGCAGAACCGGAAGGGGCGGCCGAGACAAGGGTCAGGGGTCAGGGGTCCGGGCTGCACTCTGGGGTATTGGTGTATAGAGTGGCGGTtaccaactaagagaaagatgagactccacggattgttataccccaaatcaaccaccccaatcccccataccccccccccccccccccccgactccaattcccacacacacacacaaactttactagctttggcattgccaaatatctattcggacgtgcaaataataatagtgccccatataatagtgataaccacagtgccccatataatagtgataaccacagtgctccatataatagtgataaccacagtgccccatataatagtgataaccacagtgctccatataatagtgataaccacagtgctccatataatagtgataatcacagtgccccatataatagtgatacccacagtgctccatataatagtgataaccacagtgccccatataatagtgataaccacagtgctccatataatagtgataaccacagtgctccatataatagtgataaccacagtgccccatataataggtataaccacagtgctccatataataggtataaccacagtgctccatataatagtgataaccacagtgctccatataatagtgataaccacagtgctccatataatagtaataaccacagtgctccatataatagtgataaccacagtgccccatataataggtataaccacagtgctccatataataggtataaccacagtgctccatataataggtataaccacagtgccccatataatagtgataaccacagtgctccatataatagtgataaccacagtgccccatataatagtgataaccacagtgctccatataatagtgatacccacagtgctccatataatagtgataaccacagtgccccatataatagtgataaccacagtgctccatataatagtgataaccacagtgctccatataatagtgataaccacggcgccccatataatagtgataaccacagtgctccatataataggtataaccacagtgccccatataatagtgataaccacagtgctccatataatagtgataactagagatgagcgaacactaaaatgttcgaggttcgaaattcgattcgaacagccgctcaatgttcgtgtgttcgaacgggtttcgaaccccattatagtctatggggaacagatactcgttaagggggaaacccaaatccgtgtctggagggtcaccaagtccactatgacaccccaggaaatgatgccaacacctctggaatgacactgggacagcaggggaagcatgtctgggggcatctaacacaccaaagaccctctattaccccaacatcacagcctaacaactacacactttacacactcaataccacctctctgacagtaggaaaacaccttgaaacatgtgtatttggcacttgcagtgaggagagcttgtcaccagcagtgaatttggcccttgtagtaagttgaggttggcaccaacatttgttttgaaaatcagggtggattgagcctctaaccagcagagtttgggcaaattcatggtggagggagcctctaaaaaccccagtttggaccaattcatggtggagggagactctaaaaaccccagtttggaccaattcatggtggagggagactctaaaaaccccagtttggaccaattcatggtggagggagcctctaaaaaccccagtttggaccaattcatggtggagggagcctctaaccagcccagtttggaccaattaatggtggagggagcctctaaacagccaagttttgggaaattcatggtggagggagcctctaaccagcccagtttggaccaattcatggtggagggagcctctaaacagcccagtttgggcaaattcatggtggagggagcctctaaacagcccagtttgggcaaattcatggtggagggagcctctaaaaaacccagtttggaccaattcatggtggagggagcctctaattagcccagtttggaccaattaatggtggagggagcctctaaccagcccagtttggaccaattaatggtggagggagcctctaaacagccaagttttgggaaattcaaggtggagggagcctctaaccagcccagtttggaccaattaatggtggagggagcctctaaccaccccagtttggaccaattcatggtggagggagcctctaaccaccccagtttggaccaattcatggtggagggagcctctaaacagcccagtttgggcaaattcatggtggagggagcctctaaccagcccagtttggaccaattaatggtggagggagcctctaaacagcccagtttgggcaaattcatggtggagggagcctctaaccagcccagtttggaccaattaatggtggagggagcctctaaacagccaagttttgggaaattcatggtggagggagcctctaaccagcccagtttggaccaattaatggtggagggagcctctacccaccccagtttgggcaaattcatggtggagggagcctctaaccagcccagtttggaccaattaatggtggagggagcctctaaacagccaagttttgggaaattcatggtggagggagcctctaaccagcccagtttggaccaattcatggtggagggagcctctaaacagcccagtttgggcaaattcatggtggagggagcctctaaaaaacccagtttggaccaattcatggtggagggagcctctaattagcccagtttggaccaattaattgtggagggagcctctaaccagcccagtttggaccaattaatggtggagggagcctctaaccaccccagtttgggcaaattcatggtggagggagcctctaaccagcccagtttggaccaattaatggtggagggagcctctaaccagcccagtttggaccaattaatggtggagggagcctctaaccaccccagtttggaccaattcatggtggagggagcctctaaccagcccagtttggaccaattaatggtggagggagcctctaaacagcccagtttgggcaaattcatggtggagggagcctctaaaaaacccagtttggaccaattcatggtggagggagcctctaattagcccagtttggaccaattaattgtggagggagcctctaaccagcccagtttggaccaattaatggtggagggagcctctaaaaaacccagtttggaccaattcatggtggagggagcctctaaacagcccagtttgggcaaattcatggtggagggagcctctaaccagcccagtttggaccaattaatggtggagggagcctctaaacagccaagttttgggaaattcatggtggagggagcctctaaccagcccagtttggaccaattaatggtggagggagcctctaaccagcccagtttggaccaattaatggtggagggagcctctaaccagcccagtttggaccaattaatggtggagggagcctctaaacagccaagttttgggaaattcatggtggagggagcctctaaccagcccagtttggaccaattcatggtggagggagcctctaaacagcccagtttgggcaaattcatggtggagggagcctctaaaaaacccagtttggaccaattaatggtggagggagcctctaattagcccagtttggaccaattaattgtggagggagcctctaaccagcccagtttggaccaattaatggtggagggagcctctaaccaccccagtttgggcaaattcatggtggagggagcctctaaccagcccagtttggaccaattaatggtggagggagcctctaaccagcccagtttggaccaattaatggtggagggagcctctaaccaccccagtttggaccaattcatggtggagggagcctctaaccagcccagtttggaccaattcatggtggagggagcctctaaacagcccagtttgggcaaattcatggtggagggagcctctaaaaaacccagtttggaccaattcatggtggagggagcctctaattagcccagtttggaccaattaattgtggagggagcctctaaccagcccagtttggaccaattaatggtggagggagcctctaaccaccccagtttgggcaaattcatggtggagggagcctctaaccagcccagtttggaccaattaatggtggagggagcctctaaccagcccagtttggaccaattaatggtggagggagcctctaaccaccccagtttggaccaattcatggtggagggagcctctaaccagcccagtttggaccaattcatggtggagggagcctctaaacagcccagtttgggcaaattcatggtggagggagcctctaaaaaacccagtttggaccaattcatggtggagggagcctctaattagcccagtttggaccaattaattgtggagggagcctctaaccagcccagtttggaccaattaatggtggagggagcctctaaccaccccagtttgggcaaattcatggtggagggagcctctaaccagcccagtttggaccaattaatggtggagggagcctctaaccagcccagtttggaccaattaatggtggagggagcctctaaccaccccagtttggaccaattcatggtggagggagcctctaaccaccccagtttggaccaattcatggtggagggagcctctaaacagcccagtttgggcaaattcatggtggagggagcctctaaccagcccagtttggaccaattaatggtggagggagcctctaaacagcccagtttgggcaaattcatggtggagggagcctctaaccagcccagtttggaccaattaatggtggagggagcctctaaccaccccagtttggaccaattcatggtggagggagcctctaaccaccccagtttggaccaattcatggtggagggagcctctaaacagcccagtttgggcaaattcatggtggagggagcctctaaccagcccagtttggaccaattaatggtggagggagcctctaaacagcccagtttgggcaaattcatggtggagggagcctctaaccagcccagtttggaccaattaatggtggagggagcctctaaacagccaagttttgggaaattcatggtggagggagcctctaaccagcccagtttggaccaattaatggtggagggagcctctaaccaccccagtttgggcaaattcatggtggagggagcctctaaccagcccagtttggaccaattaatggtggagggagcctctaaacagcccagtttgggcaaattcatggtggagggagcctctaaacagccaagttttgggaaattcatggtggagggagcctctaaccagcccagtttggaccaattcatggtggagggagcctctaaacagcccagtttgggcaaattcatggtggagggagcctctaaaaaacccagtttggaccaattcatggtggagggagcctctaaacagcccagtttgggcaaattcatggtggagggagcctctaaccagcagagttgggggaaatcagggtggagggagcctagtattagcagaattgtgcaacgcttatggtggatgagtatgaggatgcggaggaattggagaggttgagtacagacatggagtttcatgttggggtgctttacacaggtgggcacaaaaatgacggctctacccagtggtggttcatttttatcaaagtgagccggtcggcactctcagctgacagacgggtgcgcttgtcagtgatgatgccaccggctgcactgaacaccctctcagataggacgctggcggcaggacaggac
The Leptodactylus fuscus isolate aLepFus1 unplaced genomic scaffold, aLepFus1.hap2 HAP2_SCAFFOLD_885, whole genome shotgun sequence genome window above contains:
- the LOC142188971 gene encoding transmembrane inner ear expressed protein-like, which gives rise to MARRLRMLLPHVLSLLAVRCAQGQMVEAPTDPPKKKPDPVTSETVVFWGLRLWQVIGVFSIFVLAVIITLCCIFKCRIPRTKKEIEARYAQRQAGKEYADKLESVPPLNELTEMPG